One genomic region from Enoplosus armatus isolate fEnoArm2 chromosome 17, fEnoArm2.hap1, whole genome shotgun sequence encodes:
- the mrps34 gene encoding small ribosomal subunit protein mS34, translating to MVKKKRLQLIAEMARKIRAYRELKSRPRESVKYALDYQTLRRPLTGKMLPVLAWQDVRRESRLFSLLAGMRMFGVGRLFTRKSWLEDHSEPSYWQVTKVKVDYTSENMDHGRAWGILTYKGKEESEVKEVDKVMYHDWRLVPKHMEQQLKDFEPLPEPPVRYVPYPPLLRAMLLAQQKKASGSVVAEEPALPSKRDVLLNKDYFRKQEQDRQRTGGTAV from the exons ATGGTGAAGAAAAAGCGACTTCAACTCATAGCAGAAATGGCTCGAAAGATCCGGGCGTACCGAGAGCTGAAGTCTCGGCCGCGGGAGTCCGTGAAGTACGCCCTGGACTATCAGACGCTGAGGCGGCCTCTCACGGGGAAGATGCTGCCTGTGCTGGCCTGGCAGGATGTCCGCAGGGAGAGTcgcctcttctccctcctggCAGGCATGAGGATGTTCGGAGTGGGCCGCCTCTTTACCCGCAAGTCCTGGCTGGAGGACCACTCAGAGCCCAGCTACTGGCAGGTCACCAAGGTCAAGGTGGACTACACATCTGAG AACATGGATCATGGCCGAGCATGGGGCATCCTCACCTACAAAG GTAAAGAGGAGAGTGAGGTCAAGGAGGTGGACAAGGTGATGTACCATGACTGGCGCCTGGTTCCCAAACACATGGAGCAGCAGTTGAAGGACTTTGAGCCGCTCCCTGAGCCCCCTGTGCGCTACGTCCCCTATCCTCCCCTGCTCCGCGCCATGCTGCTGGCCCAGCAAAAGAAAGCATCAGGCAGCGTAGTGGCCGAGGAGCCGGCCTTGCCTTCAAAGAGGGATGTCCTGCTCAACAAAGACTATTTCCGTAAGCAGGAACAAGACAGGCAGAGGACAGGGGGGACGGCCGTGTAA
- the nme3 gene encoding nucleoside diphosphate kinase 3 isoform X2, with product MICLFLSIFAYFFQSGWTGVNERTFIAVKPDGVQRKLVGEILRRFEKRGFKLVGLKLVQASEDLLREHYWDLRSKPFFRGLISYMSSGPIVAMVWEGLDVVKTARKMLGETNPADSLPGTIRGDYCVEVGRNVIHGSDSVESAQKEISLWFRQNELHCWEDGSSHWIYN from the exons AtgatctgtctgtttctgtctataTTCGCCTACTTCTTTCAGTCAG GCTGGACTGGCGTGAATGAGCGCACCTTCATTGCAGTGAAACCAGATGGCGTGCAGCGGAAACTGGTGGGAGAAATCCTGCGTCGTTTCGAGAAGAGAGGGTTCAAACTGGTGGGCCTCAAACTTGTGCAG GCATCTGAGGATCTTCTTAGGGAACACTACTGGGACCTGAGGAGTAAGCCTTTCTTCAGGGGACTGATCAGCTACATGAGCTCTGGACCAATCGTAGCGATG GTGTGGGAGGGTTTGGACGTGGTCAAGACGGCACGCAAGATGTTGGGAGAGACCAACCCTGCAGACTCGCTGCCTGGAACCATCCGAGGAGATTACTGTGTGGAAGTGGGCAG GAACGTGATCCACGGCAGCGACTCGGTGGAGAGCGCCCAGAAGGAAATCTCTCTGTGGTTTCGTCAGAACGAGCTTCACTGCTGGGAGGACGGCAGCAGCCATTGGATCTACAACTGA
- the nme3 gene encoding nucleoside diphosphate kinase 3 isoform X1: MGPKKRSRRDLHELEDLVVKHARIEESGWTGVNERTFIAVKPDGVQRKLVGEILRRFEKRGFKLVGLKLVQASEDLLREHYWDLRSKPFFRGLISYMSSGPIVAMVWEGLDVVKTARKMLGETNPADSLPGTIRGDYCVEVGRNVIHGSDSVESAQKEISLWFRQNELHCWEDGSSHWIYN, encoded by the exons ATGGGGCCGAAAAAAAGGTCACGGCGAGATCTGCATGAACTTGAAGATTTGGTGGTTAAACATGCACGGATTGAAGAATCTG GCTGGACTGGCGTGAATGAGCGCACCTTCATTGCAGTGAAACCAGATGGCGTGCAGCGGAAACTGGTGGGAGAAATCCTGCGTCGTTTCGAGAAGAGAGGGTTCAAACTGGTGGGCCTCAAACTTGTGCAG GCATCTGAGGATCTTCTTAGGGAACACTACTGGGACCTGAGGAGTAAGCCTTTCTTCAGGGGACTGATCAGCTACATGAGCTCTGGACCAATCGTAGCGATG GTGTGGGAGGGTTTGGACGTGGTCAAGACGGCACGCAAGATGTTGGGAGAGACCAACCCTGCAGACTCGCTGCCTGGAACCATCCGAGGAGATTACTGTGTGGAAGTGGGCAG GAACGTGATCCACGGCAGCGACTCGGTGGAGAGCGCCCAGAAGGAAATCTCTCTGTGGTTTCGTCAGAACGAGCTTCACTGCTGGGAGGACGGCAGCAGCCATTGGATCTACAACTGA